The Candidatus Jordarchaeales archaeon genome includes a window with the following:
- the tfe gene encoding transcription factor E has product MSSQKTCSEEFLKAIVEDIGGESAYMVVKVLFESNKEVTDEEIASKLDMQLNVVRKILYRLYEERLASYRRTRDTNTGWFIYYWKVRRDKIIEAVIRRKREVYSKLSERLKFEKENMLFHCGNQNCQRLTFDEAMETEFKCPSCGEELKYQDNSKSIRVLEEKLRELEEELKELEKCHTESLLERSVLRS; this is encoded by the coding sequence TTGTCTTCCCAGAAAACATGCAGTGAGGAGTTTCTCAAAGCTATTGTTGAAGACATAGGCGGTGAAAGCGCCTACATGGTTGTTAAGGTTCTCTTCGAAAGTAACAAGGAAGTTACTGATGAGGAGATTGCAAGCAAGCTTGACATGCAACTTAACGTTGTTAGAAAGATATTGTACAGGTTGTACGAGGAGAGGCTTGCATCGTACAGGCGTACAAGGGACACGAACACCGGGTGGTTCATTTACTACTGGAAGGTAAGGCGCGACAAGATTATAGAAGCCGTTATCAGGAGGAAAAGAGAGGTTTACTCTAAGCTGAGTGAGAGGCTGAAGTTTGAAAAAGAGAACATGCTGTTCCACTGTGGGAATCAGAACTGCCAGCGTTTGACGTTCGATGAGGCTATGGAGACCGAGTTTAAGTGTCCGAGCTGCGGCGAAGAACTAAAATACCAGGATAATAGCAAGAGCATCAGGGTGTTAGAGGAGAAGCTCCGAGAGCTTGAAGAAGAGCTTAAGGAGCTTGAAAAATGCCACACGGAGTCCCTACTAGAGAGGAGTGTCTTAAGATCTTAG
- a CDS encoding winged helix-turn-helix transcriptional regulator, translated as MPEKILDDVDRKIIAFLRRNGRAKLVDLSKAIGFTSMGVKKRVARLINRGIISVTVALNKSTLNLEPAFIRVAVDPQRLGEFVASFEECPRTIMLFVRKNSAVDISMLVFGETRGALNGLLSKVRDQRGVMGAELQPLDEIYYTPYLSLRVEKMLGDTPPCRVNCSLCSYYTKYDCPGCPVSPDYKGPL; from the coding sequence TTGCCGGAAAAAATTCTGGATGACGTTGATAGGAAAATAATAGCGTTCCTGCGAAGGAACGGGAGGGCGAAGCTAGTCGACCTGAGCAAGGCTATAGGGTTCACTAGCATGGGGGTCAAAAAGAGGGTTGCCAGACTCATAAATCGCGGCATTATCAGCGTGACCGTGGCGCTTAACAAGTCTACTTTGAACCTTGAACCAGCTTTCATCAGGGTTGCTGTCGACCCGCAGCGCTTAGGAGAATTCGTCGCCAGCTTCGAGGAGTGTCCTAGAACCATAATGCTCTTCGTGCGAAAGAACAGCGCCGTAGACATTTCCATGCTGGTCTTCGGCGAGACCAGGGGTGCGCTCAACGGTTTGCTGAGCAAAGTTAGAGACCAGAGGGGGGTTATGGGAGCGGAGCTCCAGCCGTTAGATGAAATATACTATACCCCCTACCTCTCGCTAAGGGTTGAAAAAATGCTTGGAGACACCCCGCCATGTAGGGTGAACTGCTCCCTCTGCAGTTACTACACTAAGTACGACTGTCCAGGGTGCCCCGTGTCGCCGGACTACAAAGGCCCACTGTAA
- a CDS encoding MBL fold metallo-hydrolase, whose product MEVCSGIWLIPERFFSSNVYVIGRGELTLVDAGGPHAARKYIFREMRSGGFDPRSVGRIVITHAHPDHFGGVREFLEVSEAEVIVHENDARFLSMGGVRPTKLLRGGEVIKAEGCELKVIHTPGHSPGAVCLYDSSRKILFSGDTVFAYGIGRFDLPGGSLEALISSLALLSRLDVETLLPGHGDVVLRGAAGNIKDNYRYALSFTNRDSAGGFL is encoded by the coding sequence ATGGAGGTTTGCAGTGGGATCTGGCTCATACCCGAGAGGTTCTTCTCCTCTAACGTTTACGTTATTGGGAGGGGCGAGCTGACTCTTGTGGACGCCGGCGGCCCTCACGCCGCGAGGAAGTACATTTTTAGGGAGATGCGGAGTGGCGGCTTTGACCCTCGAAGCGTCGGGAGAATAGTTATAACTCACGCGCACCCAGACCACTTCGGCGGTGTTCGAGAGTTTCTAGAGGTCTCCGAAGCCGAGGTTATCGTCCACGAAAACGACGCCCGCTTTCTAAGTATGGGCGGTGTTAGGCCAACGAAGTTGCTCCGCGGCGGCGAGGTTATTAAAGCTGAGGGGTGCGAGCTGAAGGTCATTCACACTCCTGGGCACTCTCCAGGAGCGGTTTGCCTTTACGATTCAAGCCGCAAAATACTCTTCTCCGGGGACACTGTTTTCGCGTACGGGATAGGCAGGTTCGACCTCCCGGGTGGAAGCTTAGAAGCGCTCATATCGTCTCTCGCGCTCCTCTCGAGACTGGATGTTGAAACCCTCCTTCCTGGGCATGGTGACGTGGTTCTCCGTGGCGCCGCCGGGAACATTAAGGACAATTACCGTTACGCTCTCTCTTTCACAAATAGAGACAGCGCTGGGGGATTCCTTTGA